One segment of Triticum aestivum cultivar Chinese Spring chromosome 2A, IWGSC CS RefSeq v2.1, whole genome shotgun sequence DNA contains the following:
- the LOC123186512 gene encoding uncharacterized protein At4g06744-like — protein MPRPSDRRRATMVAALSPAAARSLVFALAVVLAVVSADGDSGHASFRGAANGGNAPSSRAGEQGKELVVRDHVPASRVSVVGCVCVPSTVSLEGCACPPTPPPPPPPPACPPPPPPPPPPCPPPPPPPPPPPPACPPTPWDFENEKLKRLYPVIQAFKRTITSDPLNVTATWVGANICDSAKGGGAYKGFYCDTPPDDANKTLTVASIDFNGFHLCAPTLAGFIDAFPDLALFHANSNNFSGVLPELTSLRYFYELDLSNNAFSGAFPAAVPPLGRLAFLDLRFNGFAGEVPPSVFGISVDALFLNNNAFTGVIPESTFGTSRAEYIVVANNRFTGPIPRSIFNASGTLSEILFLNNDLSGCLPYEIGLVEGLTVFDAGGNQIRGPIPLSFGCLADVEELNLARNQLYGHVPDVLCLLAKTGKLTNLSLSDNYFHSVGYHCMELVRSRVLDVRRNCILGFPGQRPHIECVMFYADPTKHCPFIPHIPCDLPGFKPHATAALPAGESAVHGYGGDGSVAVGTTTSG, from the coding sequence ATGCCGCGGCCAAGTGATCGGCGACGTGCAACGATGGTGGCAGCTCTGTCTCCGGCTGCAGCACGTTCGCTCGTCTTTGCACTCGCGGTTGTGCTCGCCGTGGTGAGTGCCGACGGCGACTCCGGCCATGCAAGCTTCCgcggggcggcgaacggcggcaaTGCGCCGTCGTCGAGGGCTGGTGAGCAGGGCAAGGAGTTAGTTGTCCGCGATCATGTTCCCGCGTCGAGGGTGTCGGTGGTAGGTTGCGTGTGCGTCCCGTCGACGGTGTCACTCGAAGGCTGCGCATGCCCGCcgacaccgccaccgccaccgccacctcccgcatgcccgccaccgcctccacctccacctccaccgtgcccgccgccccctccaccgccaccaccgccacctccgGCGTGCCCGCCGACGCCGTGGGACTTCGAAAACGAGAAGTTGAAGCGGCTGTACCCGGTGATCCAGGCGTTCAAGCGGACCATCACGAGCGACCCGCTGAACGTGACGGCGACGTGGGTGGGCGCCAACATCTGCGACAGCGCCAAAGGCGGCGGCGCGTACAAGGGCTTCTACTGCGACACCCCGCCGGACGACGCCAACAAGACGCTCACCGTCGCCTCCATCGACTTCAACGGCTTCCACCTCTGCGCGCCCACGCTCGCCGGCTTCATCGACGCCTTCCCTGACCTCGCGCTCTTCCACGCCAACTCCAACAACTTCTCCGGCGTCCTCCCGGAGCTCACCTCCCTGCGCTACTTCTACGAGCTCGACCTCTCCAACAACGCCTTCTCCGGCGCCTTCCCCGCCGCCGTGCCGCCCCTCGGCCGCCTCGCCTTCCTCGACCTCCGCTTCAACGGATTCGCCGGCGAGGTGCCGCCCTCCGTGTTCGGCATCTCCGTCGACGCGCTCTTCCTCAACAACAACGCCTTCACCGGTGTCATCCCCGAGAGCACCTTCGGCACCAGCAGGGCCGAGTACATCGTCGTCGCCAACAACAGGTTCACCGGCCCCATCCCGCGCTCCATCTTCAACGCCTCCGGCACGCTCTCCGAGATCCTCTTCCTCAACAACGACCTCTCCGGCTGCCTCCCCTACGAGATCGGCCTCGTGGAGGGGCTCACCGTGTTCGACGCCGGCGGCAACCAGATCCGCGGCCCCATCCCGCTCTCCTTCGGCTGCCTCGCCGACGTCGAGGAGCTCAACCTCGCCCGCAACCAGCTCTATGGCCACGTCCCCGACGTGCTCTGCCTCCTCGCCAAGACCGGCAAGCTCACCAACCTATCGCTCTCCGACAACTACTTCCACTCCGTCGGCTACCACTGCATGGAGCTGGTGAGGAGCCGCGTGCTCGACGTCCGCCGCAACTGCATCCTCGGCTTCCCCGGCCAGCGCCCGCACATCGAGTGCGTCATGTTCTACGCCGACCCCACCAAGCACTGCCCCTTCATCCCGCACATACCCTGCGACCTGCCGGGGTTCAAGCCGCACGCCACCGCAGCGTTGCCGGCGGGGGAGAGCGCGGTGCATGGCTACGGCGGGGACGGGAGTGTGGCCGTGGGAACTACTACGTCGGGATAG